TGCCAATTTCCCAAAACCATTGACGTGATAAGAACGAATCACGGAAACCGTTAATAATATAATACAGTGGATTCAATTCTAATAGTCTAACTAAACTATCGCGTCCTTTAAATTGTCCCATAGTGTGTAGATTCCAAATTGGTCCTGATAGGTAAAATAGTAATCTTAAAATCGACTGTAACATGATGTGATAATCTCTCACCAACACCGTAATCGTCGCATTTAAAATACCAAATGCGAATAGAAAGGCAATCATACAGATGAAATAATAGAAATACTGTAACCAATAAATCGTTATCGGAACTTTTGCGATAAACATCGCCACTACTAACAATAGCATCATCCAACGATAGCTGACAAAATTACTTGCCATGTTAACAGATGGCAAGACACTCACTGGGAATTTCATTTTTGAAACCATGCCTACTTGTTTAAAGATGCTATTGGACATTCCTAAGATAGAGCTATTTAAGAAGAACCAGGTAATAATCCCCATTAACATCCACACAATAAACGGCACACCGTCGACTTGACGACCGCCATTAACCCCTAAACCAAACACCAAGTAATAAATTCCTACTTGAATGGCTGGGTTTAAAAACTGCCACATTAAACCTAAATAATGACTTTGATACGTTGCTTTTTCTTCATAAGTTGAAATTCTTTTAAT
This is a stretch of genomic DNA from Vagococcus zengguangii. It encodes these proteins:
- a CDS encoding ABC transporter permease, translating into MNDIILVLKEQFQNLGIIKRISTYEEKATYQSHYLGLMWQFLNPAIQVGIYYLVFGLGVNGGRQVDGVPFIVWMLMGIITWFFLNSSILGMSNSIFKQVGMVSKMKFPVSVLPSVNMASNFVSYRWMMLLLVVAMFIAKVPITIYWLQYFYYFICMIAFLFAFGILNATITVLVRDYHIMLQSILRLLFYLSGPIWNLHTMGQFKGRDSLVRLLELNPLYYIINGFRDSFLSRQWFWEIGTQTAFFWTIVLILLALGSHLHMKFRARFVDFI